ACCCTTGGGCTGATGTTtcctacacacacacacactttgagagtttttttttaaaaaaagtatttatTCGACTAcacaaattttaaatattttgaaaatgatcaattataaatattatattttataatatttttatgtaACTTCTGAATATGTATTCTATATATCCTCTTCCAAAACTTAAAACATGAATTGGGGCGAAACATAATAATTTACTGTATTAACCAACTATTCTTTGGGAAGATGTTATTTTTGAAGTAGCAGAACTGCAGAAGGGAGGGGGGAAGAACTAGATCCTGGAGGCTGCCAAGCTTAATTAAGTTTGGTAGAAGTATTACCCCCTCTATAGgttataattttttaatataatttgACTAGACATAAAACTTAATaaagaaataattatatttaaaatttgaTGATTCTAAAACGTCATTTTAAATAATACATGTCATACTTtttaaaaagattaaaaaaatataaatattaaattggaATAGAGGGAGTATATGaaatataaaaagataaaaacCAATCAATAACATAGAGATtctcaataaatacataacacATGTTTTACAAATATGattattacaaaataataattaactaacaTGTATTTGAATTAATACATCATATGCAAAGAAGTTTCTACCATGATTTAATTTGCATCACAATAACGAATTGATGAGTGACTTTATGTCATTGTAGGTAGGAGTTAGGTACTTTACTGCCCCTGCAGCTCTAACTTCTGCACAATCTTCTGCTGATTGGTGAGTTGCATTTAATTTGAAACCAACAACTCCATGTTGGAAGTTTATCGTttacgaaaaaaaaagaaagaagtttATTGTTTGTTTGAGGTTTTTCAACTTTTGAGTTGTTTCAAACTGTTTGTTTGAGCTAAAACTTGAAGAAAAGTTATATTTTAAGGGTCTGCAAACTCTATTTctccaaattttaaaaaattgagAAACTTCTAAAAGAGTTACTGATTAAGTATATGGACATGaattcatttgaaaaaaaaaaaattaaaagttttgtAACTGGAAACTATTGTTTTACTTGAAATATTTCTAATTAGTTTTTCATAATTCGAATTCTCTATTGCAAGATGAAGTTGAAATAATGGACCagattaaaaaacaaaaacatattaagattttaatatatttcaaatattatCTATGGATAAACGGCtaagtttttgaaagatttgaaaaatgAATTCAAAAATTCTAAAAGGTACAGTAATCTTTTTCCAAGATTTAACTCAAACAACCCGAAATCTTATAATTCTCTGATTTTTTTTAACCTTAATCCTTTCTTgtttatataaataataaatcacTTTGTGTTCCTGAGTCTACCTTACATTGTTATTATGATGTCAGGGATTACGAATCAGCGGATTATGATTGGGATAATCTTGGATTCAAGTTGATTCAAACTGATTATATGTTTATGACAAGATGCTCTCAATATGGGAATTTTGAAAAAGGCCAACTTAATCCTTATGGGAACATTGAATTGAGCCCCTCTGCTGGTGTTTTGAACTATGGACAGGTtaattctttattttctttttaactcaaattttccTGTATCATCTGGTACTCGCTTTGTGCCCCCGACTAATTCGGATTTGTACAAGAAAGTCTCATTTTAGGGAGATAAACTAAATTGTTTCCTATCAAGCACGACTCCATTTCAAACTCGAGATCTCTAGCTAAGGCCAAGTATATACTTACTACCACACCACAAACATTTTTTCTTTGGAGATGTATTGTCGTCAAGTACCTCAAGCTTATGATCCGTAAAGATCTGGCACTTCCCCCCATAACTTTTCTTTACTATGAAATATTCCTTCACGATCCAAATGAGAGCAGACAAGATTATCATAAAATCAAACTAAAGATAAAATTATAACATTGCCAGATCTTTTATTATCATAGTCGACAATATTTTGAACAACTATAAAATGAACAATTATATTGTGGGGATGAGTTTGAATGACATTATTCGTATGTTGTCTTTTTATTATAATCGTTCGTTTAGAGAGACAATGAGGCACTAATCAGCAATAGTAATTAGCACCAATTTAAAATTAACTAGATATCCTAAGTTATCAATTTGCAGAGGGATTCAGTTCTTCTATTCTTACCTTAGAAAGTTCTTAAACTCCTTTCTTGCCAGTTGAGTATATTGGACCACAAAACAGATAAGTATGGGCATTTAAAGAACAAGTGGTCAATTGACTCCTCCCTTtcactcaaaataaaaaaatactggATTTTATAATAGATATTTAATCAGTGTTTTAGAATAACAAAAAGGATTTTTTTCCCTTCAAATTCACCTGAATTGACCAATTACTTGACTGTGAATTAAGTGAGACATTAATGAAAAAGACAATGTATATTAGACAACTATTCTTATGGTCTCTTATGTTTGGAGGTAGTGTAAAATAATCCTCTAAATATATCCTTGAACAATTAGTTCTTTAAGGTTGCCAAAAGTAAATATTTTTTGTCTCTGTCAAATATTTATAAACCATCGACAATAGTTGTGGTGGAGTGTTAAGTACCCTTTTATGCTTAATCAGAGGTTTCGGGTTCGAGACCTGGGTATGGAGCACTTTATCTTTCAATTTGGGATTTTCCAGCTTAAATATAAATTTAGTCGGACATCAATGCGAATATCAAATAACGAGTGAAAACACAAAAAAGATATTTAATAAACTCCGATTGTTAGATTTAAGTACATTCTAGTAATTGGAGACTAAAGGTAGATATGAAAAAAAGTACTCAAataaataacttcatatttttctaaaatatcaaatattttagAAAATAGGTTGCCAGAACTATTACCATTTGGACCGGAAGTATGGAGTGACTGTAGTGTTATTTAATGTTTCTGACCACGATATGCTAGTAAACGTTAAGACAACTAGACAAGGCTCTACTGGCTACCAAACGACTTAACTCTTTTCATATAATAATGTTAAACAAAAAATCATTTTGGTAAACTGAtgcaatttaaaaaaaattcaaacaggGTTTAATTGAAGGTACAAAAGCTTATAGAAGAGATGATGGACGTACTTTTCTTTTCCGTCCACACGAAAGTGCAATTCGAATGCAAATTGGTGCTGAAAGAATGTGCATGCCTTCCCCTTCTACTCAACAATTTGTCGATGCTGTCAAGCTAACTGCTCTGGCTAATAACCGTTGGGTAATTATTCATCTCTTAAAATCTTCTATTAAAGTGTGTTTGGtacaatagaaaatatttttctacgaTTTTTTTAGTGTTTGATAATTATCTTGAATTGTCAAAAAGATTATCGGCCTGAAAAGAGGATCTAGAAAATTATTCCATACAATAAAACAGTTTTCAGTGCAACATTTAAttttcttcataccaaacacacatGGATTTTTATTTTCCTCGTCGATCCGTAATATCAGCACATGTTAGTAGCTATTTTGTGACCATGTGTGTTATTAATAAGAACAGATTCCACCTGCTGGCAAAGGGTCACTTTATATTAGGCCTCTGCTTATAGGAAATGGGCCTATACTTGGAGTGGCTCCAGCTCCTGAGTACACATTCCTTGTCTACGCTTGCCCTGTAGGAAATTATTTAAGGGTATGTGAACATTGCCATTTCttttcttgatataattattatttccTCAATCTATTAGCTTAAAGTTTTACTTTTGTTTGTATTTCCATATAGAATGGAACACAACCGTTAACCTTATATGTTGAGGAAGAACATCATCGTGCCTCACGAGGGGGAGCTGGTGGAGTCAAAAGCATTACTAATTATGGCCCGGTAAATGCTTCGTACTAATACATATTTGACCGAtcaaccaaaaataattatatccGCTAactaaatatatacaaaaaatacgtatattatacatttatatatatatatttttcggctattatttttaaaGCGGCTATACTATGTTGTTTACCCTAGAATTTTCATGCAAATGGTATCAAATGGTCCATCTAGGATTTAGGTGTATTCGATtatcatcaaaatcaaaattaaactaattagtaCTCTctttgtttcaatttagatgacacatttTTCTTATTAAtccgttcaaaaaagaatgacagATTTCTACAATTGGAAATGATTCAactttaaattcttcattttactcattttacccttaatgagaagcttttataaccacacaaatatcatgacccccacaaagcttttaccccttaagcttttaagaccacaagttttaaaagtctttttttttttcttaaacttcatgcgagtcaaactacctcatctaaattgaaatggaTTGAGTATTTCTTATTTTACAATTCGATTTAATTTGTaggatttttttaatatttttttgtcaCATGAAAGACAGATTCATGATAATTTTCTCTCAAATACATGATAATTATTTCTTCATTAATCTAACTTCCATTCATATATACTTTTAGCTAATATTAACACATTTTAATTTAACCAACAAAATAAATCCGAATTGGGTGAGCTTAGTTGTAGAGGTACAGGAGTTTGGGCTAGTCAGGTAAACAGAAAATGGATCTTTTGACTTCACAAATGAAGCCCAAATGTCAAGTCTAAAACTCAAGTAGGAAGAAGAATTGAACAGTGTGTGAGCTAAATATAATGAACAAAAAGGCTATTCTAAATAAAGTTTTATATTAAAAGATGGAGAAGAATATCAACCAATTAAATGACAGAGTGACAGAACAActaattttcctttttcttttaaaactttcaGTAGGAATGTGCATTGATCATGATAACTGCTTGTTTGCATCTTTGTATAACTTTTACTCGGGGAATTAATTATCATATTTCAAAACTGTATCAAGTTCAAAACAATTCAGTTCTGTGCAACTGTGGAATGATTCTTTTTAGAAGGTTTTGGTTCTTAAATGACAACCTTATTCAAGTCTGGGTAATCTCTGAAGGAAAACTCTTGCCGAGGATTAGTCCAGA
This DNA window, taken from Nicotiana tabacum cultivar K326 chromosome 15, ASM71507v2, whole genome shotgun sequence, encodes the following:
- the LOC107774243 gene encoding branched-chain-amino-acid aminotransferase 2, chloroplastic-like isoform X1, whose amino-acid sequence is MIQRAACFPRALLSSLQKVGVRYFTAPAALTSAQSSADWDYESADYDWDNLGFKLIQTDYMFMTRCSQYGNFEKGQLNPYGNIELSPSAGVLNYGQGLIEGTKAYRRDDGRTFLFRPHESAIRMQIGAERMCMPSPSTQQFVDAVKLTALANNRWIPPAGKGSLYIRPLLIGNGPILGVAPAPEYTFLVYACPVGNYLRNGTQPLTLYVEEEHHRASRGGAGGVKSITNYGPKQKSKEGIEAYSSDSNKQRSQLYRQGQGQEELDQEEKLWWAVKK
- the LOC107774243 gene encoding branched-chain-amino-acid aminotransferase 2, chloroplastic-like isoform X2, with the protein product MIQRAACFPRALLSSLQKVGVRYFTAPAALTSAQSSADWDYESADYDWDNLGFKLIQTDYMFMTRCSQYGNFEKGQLNPYGNIELSPSAGVLNYGQGLIEGTKAYRRDDGRTFLFRPHESAIRMQIGAERMCMPSPSTQQFVDAVKLTALANNRWIPPAGKGSLYIRPLLIGNGPILGVAPAPEYTFLVYACPVGNYLRNGTQPLTLYVEEEHHRASRGGAGGVKSITNYGPIEDREEKPSNNPNSRNKFES
- the LOC107774243 gene encoding branched-chain-amino-acid aminotransferase 2, chloroplastic-like isoform X3, with product MIQRAACFPRALLSSLQKVGVRYFTAPAALTSAQSSADWDYESADYDWDNLGFKLIQTDYMFMTRCSQYGNFEKGQLNPYGNIELSPSAGVLNYGQGLIEGTKAYRRDDGRTFLFRPHESAIRMQIGAERMCMPSPSTQQFVDAVKLTALANNRWIPPAGKGSLYIRPLLIGNGPILGVAPAPEYTFLVYACPVGNYLRNGTQPLTLYVEEEHHRASRGGAGGVKSITNYGPVNGPIFTFDISRIYGIQSQL
- the LOC107774243 gene encoding branched-chain-amino-acid aminotransferase 2, chloroplastic-like isoform X4, with amino-acid sequence MIQRAACFPRALLSSLQKVGVRYFTAPAALTSAQSSADWDYESADYDWDNLGFKLIQTDYMFMTRCSQYGNFEKGQLNPYGNIELSPSAGVLNYGQGLIEGTKAYRRDDGRTFLFRPHESAIRMQIGAERMCMPSPSTQQFVDAVKLTALANNRWIPPAGKGSLYIRPLLIGNGPILGVAPAPEYTFLVYACPVGNYLRNGTQPLTLYVEEEHHRASRGGAGGVKSITNYGP